Part of the Ostrinia nubilalis chromosome 25, ilOstNubi1.1, whole genome shotgun sequence genome is shown below.
CgactaaaatatttgaatataTTAGCTAGCTAAGGAATAGTTGGTAACTTTCTGAATTATAGGAAAATTATTTACTCGTCAGGTCTACGATTTAGTATATTTTTCCATAACAGGATACAGGATTTATGGGAATAAAACTATAACTAAACtgtcttatttaatttattgtaatttggATGTTGTAAAGGAATGACACCAGCGGACTGAAAATATGCAATTGCAAAAGTTCATTCGCTTATAAACTAATCTTACAAATTAAATCTTAAATCTAAATCCTATATTCTATCTAGTGACTCCAGCATGATTATGCTATTTCCTCGGATAACCTGAAACAGAACGGaaaacattataataatttgcTAATTAGTGAAATATGAGACTTTAGTTACTGTTGCTAAAAATTCTTTGTTAGAAAACTGTTTAAATTAGGTAAAATAGTTTTGTAAATCTTCAAATATCTGTAagattgttaaaaaatatttaccgaTCATTAGATCGGTTCTCTCTGTGATATAAGTAAACTCATTACTAACCACCATCCCGATGTTGTTGCGCTGACCGTCTTTGCACTCCTCCACGGACTCGTCCAATACCAGATTCATGAACGGATCGAAACCTCGAAGCACTCCGATGACTGCACGCCCTGCATTCAGCTTTATGGACAACTTCTTGTCCATGAAccttttgaaagaaagaaatattaaaatgaGGAACCTACTTTTTGTCTTTTCCCAATTCTTTTCCAGTAACTGGATCAACGTGAGCCACAAACAACATTACCAAAGTGTAACACTGCAAGTATTGCATGTTACAGGATAAACCGTCCATCATAAATCCAATGAATGACGGCAGGTGGAAAACtttgaaataaacattaattgcaTTGTAGTAGGTATGCAAGcgacaaaaatgtttttgaaacagtAATATTCAGCATTACAAAGTAGTAACGTAACATTATAATAAGTTTAATAACCAATTAATTTGAACTAAA
Proteins encoded:
- the LOC135084127 gene encoding probable small nuclear ribonucleoprotein G; the encoded protein is MSKAHPPELKKFMDKKLSIKLNAGRAVIGVLRGFDPFMNLVLDESVEECKDGQRNNIGMVVIRGNSIIMLESLDRI